The DNA region aaatgaatttgaaagtgtatcatgaccgtttactttttttgctatttttaaaaacctaaggccactagtgcttTTATGTCTGTTatcgtgcagtgaatacaaaatttttaaaaaatccaaaaaattcatttgcatctgtatgtaaaattatttcatgtttCTCTACACCAGATGCATCCCCTCAGTTTTGGAAAGTATTTCAGTTGATACTATagtttttgtccaatcacactgttcagtTACATTGACTAGGGTAGGGTACGCAAaggagcaacctaaattctggaatgcaaatactaccgtgccacctataagCTGCATGGTTCTCGGCTGACTATTACATTTTGTTCATTTGAGTGTAGCGTAATACAATCGGATTACAGTTTAACAGTAGTATTAACATTACATAATGCATGTTGCTCTTTTGTATAGTATTACGTCATTGTATCTGAGCACTGTTATTGGGAAAAAATACAGTATCTACTGAAGCTGAGTGATGAATCAGgtttagaaaatatcttcaataattttagataaaattgaaaattcctTTTTgagaactttttaaaattttgtattcaatGCATGATAAGAGATATAACAGCACTAGCGGCTTATAAAGATAACAGAAAAGGCTGTTACTGTCAGAAGGTGTGATTTTACTTGTGATTTTTGTATTTACATATCAGTGGTAAACGTGTAATGAAGGGTGTCATGGCCTATAAAATAAGAGGTTTTGAGACCAAACACCCAAGAGAATCGCATGGACTTTATATTGTGTCATAGTAAGCCCTATACACTCAAATTCATTCTGCGCACGTGTCTCTGGTTTTATCAGAGTCACCTGCTCTtctgaatcaaaaccaaaaagtaatctagttttttttttagttttctttttatccaATTTAAAGGAACacgtttttatattttcaaatatattcttattatttttagGAAATGGTTATATTGAATATGATGAATATAAAAGCATTATGtctaaacaattaaaagaaaTGGACAGACGTATTGATAAAAAGAAGGCActttatatgaaaaatttcaaaaagtatgATACAGACAACAGTGGGGAGGTAGATTTAGGTGAATTGAAGAAAGTTATGTCTGGGTGTAAAATGACAGAAGaagaaatagaaaaacaattcaaTGAGGCAGATGTTAATGGTGATGGCAAAATATCATACAGTGGTAAATGTTTCTttgtatatctgtttgtttttatacattgCAGTTATTAATATACCAACATAACGGTGACTGCCGTAAcccttattttgacatttttacctgttatgtcttgttctgttcacacatcgttgtcaaaataatggaattttatacgactgtcatacacgtgacaGGTTTAGCTAGCTCTATAatgtataaaaccaggttaaatccaccatctTCTACATAATAgtaattgcctgtaccaagtcaggaatatgacagttgttgtccattcgtttgatgtgtctgagcttttgattttgccatttgcttagggacttgcCGTTTTGAAATTTCATCGGAGTTTATTTTTTTGGGATTATACTTTTTAAATGTCTGAGTTCAGTAAaccaacttttttttaacttttaaactttttacaCATACAAATGATCATAAAGCAATAGTAATGAAATACAATATAACTGGCACAAATATTTTGTATTCCAATATCAAATGGAAGGTGTTTATCTTATATAACGCTCACAAATTTCTTTACAGCTTCGATTAGAGAATGcaattatcttttaaaaacgAGTTAAActcattttatgattttattttcaatgagattaataaataaattcaacatagatactaggatttaaattttgtatttgcgtcagacgcgcgttttgtctacaaaagactcattagtgacgctcgaatttgAACGATCACTGTCATTCAACACAACTTTTCAAacgaaatatttttgtaaaaggaaagataACTCAttctttattgtttatttgtatgtacaaatgtatatcaaactagaacacacccgtgatatcacgggtccgtgactgaattaaagtatataacaatgcgcaagccttattttagtattagtattgtcatctgataaagtcatgccgattataagatgcacagtttttcTCTgatttcaagtctttctgtttgaacccgtcgaactgaaacaataatattaattatttggaaaacaaaaggtcctggaatggagtattttttaatcaacagcattgtcctgtataagttataaataaagttgaattctttgcttcgctgttttacgtcatgccaactaacaaattgaaaactgtacctatacgccttatttttagtacagatttttagtattcgtattgttatcttagaaagtcttactgattaaaatactacaataggtaacaatttgacaatttagtagtgtcaaccctgtggttatgacccgtgtatatagcatattaatcctgaatacaacgtttggtggtgcgcctgtcagatgcggaacgtacagataaggtaataggtaacaggtgaatatactattggtatcggtagcggactcaacccggaacttcttaattattggcaatattaattacgtggaaaacaaaagggcctggagtggtgtaatttttaatctacacctttgtactatattagttatatataaagttgaattctgtgattcgtcgtttttacgtgatgacggctgacaaaatggacctcgtaattttagtattatagatatccgCTTGAGTATCAGTAAAGGACTAAATATGCTATGGTCCAGCAAATTATCAGTGAAGATATTTCATCAAACAAACCCTTCGATATTTTATGAGACGGTAGTTTCTGACTGGATAGAAGTACACAGCCTTCATCGAAAACGCCAAAAGCAACAAACATCAGAAAATTCTGCGACCCTCTGCCAACGTGTCGTGTACTGAATGTGGCGACGCTATCATGAGACATGTAACTGCTAAAAACAGTTTGAAAAAATTAACGTCTCATTACTTAAGTGTTTTAT from Mytilus edulis unplaced genomic scaffold, xbMytEdul2.2 SCAFFOLD_439, whole genome shotgun sequence includes:
- the LOC139508185 gene encoding uncharacterized protein — translated: MTDQGDISKEHLSEIKRTFELLDLNKDNKLSAKEFVKGGHFIGVNMTLQQAQQMIKEIDTDGNGYIEYDEYKSIMSKQLKEMDRRIDKKKALYMKNFKKYDTDNSGEVDLGELKKVMSGCKMTEEEIEKQFNEADVNGDGKISYSEFVKYFCEI